The proteins below come from a single Necator americanus strain Aroian chromosome V, whole genome shotgun sequence genomic window:
- a CDS encoding hypothetical protein (NECATOR_CHRV.G19725.T1) translates to MKSISFVSQLVLVFGAFIDLNEDLKEDSGSTVPQLEWCDLYSPIDTPQNPTIVIFHRMRTHYEKKLFDDIFCLLKSTRILLLEMNTTHTGNQGLPLPRGEACAEVVNMVSRKNYTQTRTAIVMLGAPTCDIDKTSTLLARVKNHKRISFWKLVPCFNCSLVVTEYETNENILVHLAAVPFITGTHLFPDMNAVHALATHIAGVPVALDLKNLYAQIAKEGQDEKFRLTSNWEKGGNIAALVTLIFMFFLMSLFVCCCAFTQSAFIIEDFNYRDELHLNWRGFANEQVNGPNQQAEANDISMHSEATQVSVAESLHRTSGTIKTLEDAVIAVAVND, encoded by the exons ATGAAGTCAATTTCATTTGTATCTCAACTCGTTCTTGTTTTTGGCGCCTTTATAGATCTCAACGAGGACCTCAAAGAAGATAGCGGATCGACAGTGCCGCAG CTAGAATGGTGCGACTTGTACTCACCGATCGACACACCTCAAAACCCCACAATTGTGATATTTCACAGAATGCGTACTCATTATGAAAAA AAATTATTCGATGATATTTTCTGTCTATTAAAATCGACGCGGATTCTGCTGTTGGAAATGAACACCACTCACACCGGGAATC AAGGTCTACCTTTACCTCGAGGAGAAGCATGTGCTGAGGTGGTAAATATGGTTAGTCGAAAGAATTACACGCAAACTCGAACGGCTATCGTAATGTTAGGTGCACCCACGTGTGATATAGACAAGACCTCTACGTTGCTGGCCA GAGTGAAGAATCATAAGCGTATAAGTTTTTGGAAACTTGTTCCATGTTTTAATTGTTCACTCGTCGTTACTGAGTATGAGACTAACGAAAATATTTTGGTCCATCTTGCTGCGGTTCCTTTCATAACAGGAACTCACCTCTTTCCTGACATGA ATGCTGTACACGCTCTCGCAACCCACATCGCTGGGGTTCCTGTTGCTTTGGACTTGAAAAACTTGTATGCTCAAATAGCAAAAGAGGGACAGGACGAGAAGTTCAG GCTCACTTCAAATTGGGAGAAGGGAGGGAATATTGCCGCCCTTGTAACGCTTATATTCATGTTCTTTCTTATGTCTTTGTTCGTCTGCTGCTGTGCATTCACCCAATCAGCCTTTATTATCGAAG ACTTCAACTATCGGGATGAATTGCACTTGAATTGGAGAGGCTTCGCGAACGAACAAGTAAATGGACCAAATCAGCAG GCCGAGGCAAACGACATCAGTATGCATAGTGAAGCGACACAAGTCAGTGTGGCAGAATCGCTGCACCGCACAAGTGGAACAATTAAAACTCTGGAGG ACGCTGTCATTGCTGTAGCTGTTAACGACTGA
- a CDS encoding hypothetical protein (NECATOR_CHRV.G19725.T2): MKSISFVSQLVLVFGAFIDLNEDLKEDSGSTVPQLEWCDLYSPIDTPQNPTIVIFHRMRTHYEKKLFDDIFCLLKSTRILLLEMNTTHTGNQGLPLPRGEACAEVVNMVSRKNYTQTRTAIVMLGAPTCDIDKTSTLLARVKNHKRISFWKLVPCFNCSLVVTEYETNENILVHLAAVPFITGTHLFPDMNAVHALATHIAGVPVALDLKNLYAQIAKEGQDEKFRLTSNWEKGGNIAALVTLIFMFFLMSLFVCCCAFTQSAFIIEDFNYRDELHLNWRGFANEQVNGPNQQAEANDISMHSEATQVSVAESLHRTSGTIKTLEGETLSLL, translated from the exons ATGAAGTCAATTTCATTTGTATCTCAACTCGTTCTTGTTTTTGGCGCCTTTATAGATCTCAACGAGGACCTCAAAGAAGATAGCGGATCGACAGTGCCGCAG CTAGAATGGTGCGACTTGTACTCACCGATCGACACACCTCAAAACCCCACAATTGTGATATTTCACAGAATGCGTACTCATTATGAAAAA AAATTATTCGATGATATTTTCTGTCTATTAAAATCGACGCGGATTCTGCTGTTGGAAATGAACACCACTCACACCGGGAATC AAGGTCTACCTTTACCTCGAGGAGAAGCATGTGCTGAGGTGGTAAATATGGTTAGTCGAAAGAATTACACGCAAACTCGAACGGCTATCGTAATGTTAGGTGCACCCACGTGTGATATAGACAAGACCTCTACGTTGCTGGCCA GAGTGAAGAATCATAAGCGTATAAGTTTTTGGAAACTTGTTCCATGTTTTAATTGTTCACTCGTCGTTACTGAGTATGAGACTAACGAAAATATTTTGGTCCATCTTGCTGCGGTTCCTTTCATAACAGGAACTCACCTCTTTCCTGACATGA ATGCTGTACACGCTCTCGCAACCCACATCGCTGGGGTTCCTGTTGCTTTGGACTTGAAAAACTTGTATGCTCAAATAGCAAAAGAGGGACAGGACGAGAAGTTCAG GCTCACTTCAAATTGGGAGAAGGGAGGGAATATTGCCGCCCTTGTAACGCTTATATTCATGTTCTTTCTTATGTCTTTGTTCGTCTGCTGCTGTGCATTCACCCAATCAGCCTTTATTATCGAAG ACTTCAACTATCGGGATGAATTGCACTTGAATTGGAGAGGCTTCGCGAACGAACAAGTAAATGGACCAAATCAGCAG GCCGAGGCAAACGACATCAGTATGCATAGTGAAGCGACACAAGTCAGTGTGGCAGAATCGCTGCACCGCACAAGTGGAACAATTAAAACTCTGGAGGGTGAA ACGCTGTCATTGCTGTAG